One part of the Arthrobacter tumbae genome encodes these proteins:
- a CDS encoding LysM peptidoglycan-binding domain-containing protein, with protein sequence MKNQKLTLNARRGFAAAALVGVGITASAGAATAAPASTWDALAQCESGGNWGINTGNGFSGGLQFTPSTWAGFGGQGLPQDASRAEQIAVAERVLDGQGWGAWPACSAKLGLTAGANPTPIPAAPAPAPVQVQSQQVQVQAPAVQAPAVQAPVVEAPVVQAPVVQAPVVEAPAAPAAPAVALSGDTYTIQSGDTLSIIAEKLGVEGGWQALYEANADTLIHADLIFTGDVLQLPA encoded by the coding sequence ATGAAGAATCAGAAACTTACTCTTAACGCGCGCCGTGGATTTGCAGCAGCAGCTCTTGTCGGTGTCGGAATCACCGCTTCGGCCGGTGCAGCCACCGCTGCTCCCGCCAGCACCTGGGACGCACTTGCACAGTGCGAAAGCGGCGGCAACTGGGGCATCAACACCGGCAACGGCTTCTCCGGTGGCCTGCAGTTCACCCCGTCTACCTGGGCCGGCTTCGGCGGCCAGGGTCTTCCCCAGGACGCCAGCCGCGCAGAGCAGATCGCTGTTGCTGAGCGGGTACTCGACGGACAGGGCTGGGGCGCATGGCCCGCATGCTCGGCCAAGCTCGGCCTGACCGCCGGCGCCAACCCGACCCCGATCCCCGCCGCTCCGGCTCCCGCCCCTGTGCAGGTCCAGTCGCAGCAGGTCCAGGTTCAGGCACCGGCTGTTCAGGCACCGGCTGTTCAGGCTCCTGTTGTTGAGGCACCTGTTGTTCAGGCTCCTGTTGTTCAGGCACCTGTTGTTGAGGCACCTGCAGCTCCCGCGGCCCCTGCCGTTGCGCTGTCCGGTGACACCTACACCATCCAGTCCGGCGACACCCTCAGCATCATTGCTGAGAAGCTGGGTGTCGAAGGTGGATGGCAGGCACTCTACGAGGCCAACGCCGACACCCTCATCCACGCCGACCTCATCTTCACCGGCGACGTCCTGCAGCTGCCTGCCTAA
- a CDS encoding acyl-CoA thioesterase: protein MDAHRTITCEIPLRWSDMDAYGHINNVQVVRLLEEARIQAFGPPGGTGAAGQDPPVPLFSSIAAGVQALVVEHRIRYTATLDYRNVPLKIEIWISDLRAASLGIAYRINDPATHRACVLAQTTLAFVDGESESLLRITAGQKQQLAPYVGPAHFT from the coding sequence ATGGACGCGCACCGGACAATCACCTGTGAAATTCCTCTGAGATGGTCAGACATGGACGCCTACGGGCACATCAACAACGTTCAGGTTGTGCGGCTCCTTGAGGAGGCACGCATTCAGGCCTTCGGTCCTCCCGGAGGTACTGGCGCCGCAGGACAGGACCCGCCGGTGCCTCTCTTCAGCTCCATTGCTGCAGGCGTGCAGGCCCTGGTGGTTGAACACCGCATCAGGTACACGGCCACCCTCGATTACCGGAACGTGCCGCTGAAAATAGAGATCTGGATTTCAGACCTGCGAGCCGCGAGCCTCGGCATCGCATACCGCATCAACGACCCGGCGACTCATCGCGCATGCGTGTTGGCGCAGACCACCCTGGCCTTCGTGGACGGTGAATCGGAGTCGCTGCTTCGCATCACTGCGGGGCAGAAGCAGCAACTCGCGCCCTATGTGGGCCCGGCCCACTTCACCTGA
- the fdhA gene encoding formaldehyde dehydrogenase, glutathione-independent produces the protein MSGNKAVAYKGPGKVEVIDTDYPTFELQDGPGVNPANIGRKVNHGVILKTVATNICGSDQHMVRGRTTAPSDLVLGHEITGEVVEVGSDVEFIKKGDICSVPFNISCGRCRNCKERKTGICLNVNPDRPGSAYGYVDMGGWVGGQAEYVLVPYADWNLLKFPDRDQALEKILDLTMLSDIFPTGFHGAYTAGVAVGSTVYIAGAGPVGLAAAVSAQLLGAAVVIVGDLNAERLAQARSFGCETVDVSKGDPKDQIEQILGVPEVDCGVDAVGFEARGHGSDASHEAPATVLNSLMSITAAGGALGIPGLYVTGDPGGIDEAAQVGSLSISLGTGWAKSLSFTTGQCPVMKYNRQLMTAILHDKVQIAKAVNAKAIPLEDAPRGYEEFDKGAATKYVLNPNGYIAA, from the coding sequence ATGTCAGGAAACAAGGCTGTGGCCTACAAGGGCCCCGGCAAGGTCGAGGTTATTGACACCGATTACCCCACGTTCGAGCTCCAGGACGGCCCAGGCGTCAATCCTGCGAATATCGGCAGAAAGGTCAATCACGGCGTCATCCTCAAGACTGTCGCAACCAACATCTGCGGCTCGGATCAACACATGGTCCGCGGGCGGACCACCGCCCCGTCGGATCTGGTGCTCGGCCACGAGATCACCGGTGAAGTGGTCGAGGTCGGAAGCGACGTCGAATTCATCAAGAAAGGTGACATCTGTTCGGTTCCGTTCAACATCTCCTGCGGCCGGTGCCGGAACTGCAAGGAGCGCAAGACCGGTATCTGCCTCAACGTCAACCCCGACCGCCCCGGAAGCGCTTACGGATACGTTGACATGGGCGGCTGGGTCGGTGGGCAGGCAGAGTATGTCCTGGTTCCGTATGCGGACTGGAACCTGTTGAAGTTTCCTGACCGGGACCAGGCGCTGGAGAAGATCCTGGACCTGACGATGCTCTCCGACATCTTCCCCACCGGCTTCCACGGTGCGTACACGGCCGGCGTCGCCGTCGGCAGCACCGTCTATATCGCGGGGGCGGGTCCGGTGGGCCTCGCTGCGGCGGTGTCCGCGCAGCTGCTGGGTGCCGCCGTCGTCATCGTGGGTGATCTGAATGCAGAGCGCCTGGCGCAGGCACGCAGCTTCGGTTGCGAGACGGTCGACGTTTCGAAGGGCGATCCCAAGGATCAGATCGAGCAGATCCTCGGTGTGCCGGAAGTCGACTGCGGCGTCGATGCCGTGGGCTTCGAAGCGCGCGGCCACGGAAGCGATGCCTCACACGAGGCTCCTGCGACGGTGCTGAACTCGCTGATGTCCATTACGGCGGCGGGCGGAGCGCTCGGCATCCCCGGTCTCTACGTCACGGGTGATCCGGGCGGTATCGACGAAGCTGCGCAGGTCGGATCGCTGTCCATCTCCCTGGGAACCGGCTGGGCCAAGTCCCTGTCCTTCACCACGGGCCAGTGCCCGGTCATGAAGTACAACCGTCAGCTCATGACCGCGATCCTGCACGACAAGGTGCAGATCGCCAAGGCAGTGAACGCGAAAGCGATCCCGTTGGAGGATGCACCGCGCGGCTATGAGGAGTTCGACAAGGGTGCTGCGACGAAGTATGTGCTGAACCCGAACGGCTACATCGCCGCGTAA
- a CDS encoding DUF4383 domain-containing protein, with protein MTTASHHAHDFHVTRDHVRSASMGMGVVFLLVGILGFIPGITTQYGSMAFAAGSEAMLLGAFQVSMLLNLVYLAMGAAGVWMSRGVLSARNFLIGSGAVLLVMWLYGLIVGTSAANILSTNASTNWLNLILGVVAVGLGVAYAMRHRGSRAI; from the coding sequence ATGACTACCGCATCACACCACGCGCATGATTTCCATGTGACGCGCGATCACGTTCGCAGCGCCTCGATGGGGATGGGAGTAGTTTTCCTGCTCGTGGGGATTCTCGGGTTCATCCCGGGCATCACCACACAATACGGTTCCATGGCGTTTGCAGCCGGTTCCGAAGCCATGCTTCTGGGCGCGTTCCAGGTATCCATGCTCCTCAACCTGGTGTACCTGGCGATGGGTGCTGCCGGAGTCTGGATGAGCCGCGGAGTTCTGTCAGCTCGAAACTTCCTGATCGGAAGCGGTGCGGTCCTGCTGGTCATGTGGCTCTACGGATTGATTGTCGGCACCTCAGCGGCCAACATTCTTTCCACGAACGCATCCACTAACTGGCTCAACCTGATCCTCGGCGTCGTCGCCGTCGGACTGGGCGTCGCGTATGCCATGCGGCACCGTGGGAGCCGCGCCATCTAG
- a CDS encoding SDR family NAD(P)-dependent oxidoreductase, whose translation MANWALITGATAGLGAEFAEQLAQRGNGLVLVARDSARLEEKAAALRSRFNVAVEVLAADLHDDDGVRRVLDRLRDSAEPVSTLVNNAGYGLPKSFEANPLEDELNHAAIHLTVPLALSHAALQGMLARGSGHIVNVASVAGFTPRGTYGALKAAMINFSTWANFAYTSRGVTVMALCPGFVHTEFHQRMGMDKGSVPRWMWLNAGDVVSAALKDLAAGKAVSIPSLRYKVLAFIARNAPLSLVARLAARGR comes from the coding sequence ATGGCCAACTGGGCACTGATCACCGGCGCAACTGCAGGTCTTGGCGCGGAGTTCGCGGAGCAGCTTGCTCAGCGTGGGAACGGGCTTGTCCTGGTCGCCCGGGACTCAGCCCGGTTGGAGGAAAAAGCCGCTGCACTCCGCTCCCGTTTCAACGTGGCAGTGGAGGTGCTGGCTGCAGATCTGCACGACGACGACGGCGTCCGTCGCGTTCTCGACAGGCTGCGGGACAGCGCAGAGCCGGTTTCTACCCTGGTCAACAACGCGGGCTACGGCCTGCCCAAATCTTTCGAGGCCAACCCGCTCGAGGATGAGCTGAACCACGCGGCGATTCATCTCACCGTCCCGCTCGCCCTCAGTCATGCTGCGCTGCAGGGCATGCTGGCCCGTGGTTCCGGGCACATCGTAAACGTAGCCAGCGTTGCCGGGTTCACTCCGCGCGGGACCTACGGCGCACTGAAGGCAGCCATGATCAACTTCAGCACCTGGGCGAACTTCGCCTACACGTCCCGCGGAGTGACCGTGATGGCGTTGTGTCCCGGCTTTGTCCACACCGAATTCCATCAGCGCATGGGCATGGACAAGGGTTCCGTTCCACGCTGGATGTGGCTCAACGCGGGGGACGTCGTCAGCGCTGCACTGAAGGATCTTGCCGCCGGTAAGGCGGTGTCCATTCCCAGCCTGCGCTACAAGGTGCTTGCCTTCATTGCAAGGAACGCGCCGTTGTCGTTGGTTGCCAGGCTCGCAGCGCGAGGAAGGTGA
- a CDS encoding DUF503 domain-containing protein gives MWVGFIEFDLLLGDVHSLKGKRSLVRPLVAEVRRRFEVSVAEVGAQDLHRRATVGVGLVSGERKHAVEVLDEVERFVAARPELELLSARRRIVTSDD, from the coding sequence ATGTGGGTGGGATTCATTGAGTTCGACCTCCTGCTGGGGGACGTGCATTCCCTGAAGGGAAAGCGATCGCTGGTGCGGCCTCTTGTGGCAGAGGTGCGGCGGCGTTTCGAGGTGTCAGTGGCCGAGGTCGGTGCGCAGGACCTCCACCGCCGCGCAACTGTCGGCGTGGGGCTGGTGTCGGGGGAGCGCAAGCACGCTGTTGAGGTGCTCGATGAGGTTGAGCGGTTCGTCGCTGCGCGGCCGGAACTTGAACTCTTAAGTGCTCGACGCCGAATTGTAACCAGTGATGACTAA
- a CDS encoding YegP family protein translates to MSGYFKLVDAHDHGYRLKLMAGDGTLIAVSAYFPTKQAAIEGIDVIREIAGTGPVMDHTRKNQTSHGHAAREQSIHGAAKPRLSA, encoded by the coding sequence GTGTCCGGATATTTCAAGCTGGTTGACGCCCATGATCACGGGTACCGGCTCAAACTCATGGCCGGTGACGGCACGCTGATTGCCGTTTCCGCGTACTTCCCCACCAAACAGGCTGCCATTGAGGGCATTGACGTCATCCGTGAGATTGCCGGTACCGGTCCTGTCATGGACCACACCCGCAAGAACCAGACTTCCCACGGTCACGCTGCCAGGGAGCAATCCATTCATGGCGCAGCGAAGCCTCGCCTTTCGGCCTGA
- a CDS encoding nucleoside hydrolase produces MTAQPVRLLLDVDTGIDDAVALLYLLGVPDVHIEGITCTAGNVSAQQVAANTLALLELAGVSGIEVATGREIPLDIPLVTTEETHGDQGLGYAVLPPARQAVSSRTGVDLWVEAARANPGEITGLVTGPLTNLALAIRQEPNLPHLLKGLVIMGGSFNYQGNTTPVAEWNTHVDPHAAREVYAAYEGVPAEKLPIICALETTERIECRPEHVERLSAAAGVQSELLSTDDADGLRSTSTNPVIAFLSDALHFYMEFHRLYNQGYIAHLHDLFAAMVATGEARYTAREAHVDVETESALTFAQTVGDFAGFRKLPPNALVVSGNHPDEVFELMIERIATLARKVPGTSGVPGQG; encoded by the coding sequence ATGACTGCCCAACCCGTCCGGCTTCTCCTCGACGTTGACACCGGAATTGACGACGCCGTCGCCCTCCTTTATCTGCTGGGCGTGCCTGATGTTCACATCGAAGGAATTACCTGCACCGCCGGCAATGTGTCCGCGCAGCAGGTTGCCGCGAACACCCTGGCGTTGTTGGAACTGGCCGGCGTCTCCGGCATCGAGGTTGCTACGGGGCGGGAAATCCCGCTGGACATCCCCCTGGTCACCACGGAGGAGACCCACGGAGACCAGGGCCTTGGCTATGCGGTGCTGCCGCCGGCCAGGCAAGCGGTGTCCAGCAGGACGGGCGTTGACCTGTGGGTGGAGGCTGCGCGGGCGAACCCGGGCGAAATCACGGGACTCGTGACGGGACCTCTCACCAACCTGGCGCTGGCTATCCGCCAGGAACCGAACCTGCCGCACTTGCTCAAGGGGCTGGTGATCATGGGAGGTTCGTTCAACTACCAGGGCAACACCACGCCGGTGGCTGAATGGAACACCCACGTCGACCCTCATGCCGCCCGCGAGGTCTATGCGGCGTACGAGGGAGTGCCGGCGGAGAAGCTGCCCATCATCTGCGCGCTTGAAACCACCGAGCGGATCGAGTGCCGGCCCGAACACGTTGAGCGGCTGTCTGCAGCCGCCGGTGTGCAGTCTGAGCTGCTGTCCACCGACGACGCCGACGGGTTGCGGAGCACCTCGACCAATCCGGTGATCGCGTTCCTTTCCGATGCCCTGCACTTCTACATGGAGTTCCACCGGCTCTACAACCAGGGCTACATCGCCCACCTTCACGACCTCTTCGCGGCGATGGTCGCAACCGGTGAGGCACGCTATACCGCGCGGGAGGCGCATGTCGACGTCGAGACCGAGTCTGCGCTGACCTTCGCCCAGACAGTGGGCGACTTCGCCGGGTTCCGGAAGCTCCCGCCGAACGCGCTGGTGGTGAGCGGCAACCATCCTGACGAGGTCTTCGAGCTGATGATCGAGCGGATAGCCACGCTGGCACGGAAGGTGCCTGGAACGTCCGGAGTTCCCGGGCAGGGTTAG
- a CDS encoding ECF transporter S component, translating to MNSSLTLPAHTAAPSSRRIFLITGAAVIAATYLYLVLVQPAEIAGGTGSPAGLITLLGFLGGGALLVAGILPGLSTQAVVLMPLGIALNISFGQLAGSLGLPIYLDALGTVLVAVLAGPAAGAATGVLSNAIWGLFNPFALPFAAGSAAIGLLAGLAARWGMFRRLYLVPIAGLLTGVVGGLLAAPVAAFMFGAAGTMGTNALVAAFRAMGDTLLVAATKQGLTSDTIDKLLVFTVVALIVYALPRRTRNAFGFVRRHRVLLGKPSSTASSGGVDVPDESTAGRK from the coding sequence ATGAATTCTTCCCTGACGCTGCCCGCCCACACCGCCGCGCCGTCGTCGCGCCGGATATTTCTCATCACCGGCGCCGCAGTCATTGCCGCGACCTACCTGTATTTGGTTCTGGTGCAGCCCGCTGAGATTGCCGGCGGAACGGGATCACCCGCAGGTCTCATCACCCTCCTGGGTTTCCTCGGGGGCGGCGCGCTCCTGGTGGCCGGCATTCTGCCCGGGCTGAGCACGCAGGCCGTGGTGCTGATGCCCCTGGGTATCGCGCTCAACATCTCGTTCGGGCAACTCGCGGGAAGTCTCGGGCTGCCGATCTACCTTGATGCACTCGGCACGGTGCTGGTCGCTGTCCTTGCGGGACCTGCGGCGGGTGCAGCGACCGGCGTGCTGAGCAACGCGATCTGGGGTCTGTTCAATCCCTTCGCGCTACCGTTCGCGGCGGGATCCGCGGCCATTGGCCTGCTGGCAGGCCTGGCCGCGCGCTGGGGTATGTTCCGCCGCCTCTATCTGGTGCCGATCGCGGGCTTGCTGACCGGCGTCGTCGGCGGTTTGTTGGCTGCTCCCGTTGCTGCGTTCATGTTCGGTGCGGCCGGCACGATGGGCACGAACGCCCTTGTGGCCGCCTTCCGTGCGATGGGTGACACGTTGCTTGTCGCCGCGACCAAGCAGGGGCTGACATCCGACACCATCGACAAGCTTCTCGTCTTCACGGTGGTTGCGCTGATTGTGTACGCGCTGCCGCGTCGTACCCGGAACGCGTTCGGGTTCGTACGGCGTCACCGGGTGCTGCTGGGAAAGCCTTCCTCGACTGCGTCATCCGGCGGCGTGGATGTTCCGGACGAGAGCACTGCCGGAAGGAAGTAA
- a CDS encoding energy-coupling factor transporter transmembrane component T, protein MRFRRRIFNPLTELAVAALLVVLVLVINDWRFSLAVLLCVVLPAAATSGRAQRIVVVFGVLVGPMLVFLLLLHGLFYPEGNTVLLKLGIAAVTAEGLHFALSMGARVAAFTGLLLTAALCMDVSELLATLTHRRWNRKLVFVLGAAVGLAPHVSDRATQITRAQQARGLVVTGNPLSKLRALVMVGRPLIAGLLIDAADRSRTLVARGFAGTALRTSYRADTDTAAQRTVRWGMSAAVVVFTAWWYVGRPA, encoded by the coding sequence GTGCGGTTCCGCCGCCGGATCTTCAACCCGCTCACTGAGCTGGCCGTCGCCGCGTTGCTGGTTGTGCTGGTGCTGGTCATCAATGACTGGCGCTTCTCGCTCGCCGTGCTCCTGTGTGTCGTGCTTCCTGCGGCGGCGACCTCCGGGCGGGCACAGCGCATCGTCGTCGTGTTCGGGGTGCTGGTAGGGCCGATGCTCGTCTTTCTACTGCTCCTGCACGGGCTGTTTTATCCCGAGGGGAACACAGTTCTGCTCAAGCTGGGCATAGCCGCCGTCACCGCGGAGGGGCTGCATTTCGCGCTGTCCATGGGCGCCCGGGTCGCGGCGTTCACGGGGCTGCTCCTCACAGCGGCGCTCTGTATGGACGTCTCAGAACTGTTGGCCACCCTCACCCATCGCCGCTGGAACCGAAAGCTCGTGTTCGTGCTCGGCGCAGCTGTCGGGCTGGCGCCACACGTGTCCGACCGGGCAACTCAGATCACCAGGGCCCAGCAGGCACGCGGTCTCGTTGTCACAGGCAACCCGCTGTCGAAGCTGAGGGCGCTCGTGATGGTCGGGCGGCCGCTCATCGCGGGGTTGTTGATCGATGCCGCAGACCGTTCCCGCACACTTGTTGCCCGCGGCTTCGCCGGCACGGCGCTACGCACCAGTTACCGTGCGGACACCGACACCGCTGCCCAGCGGACTGTGCGCTGGGGAATGAGTGCCGCCGTCGTGGTCTTCACTGCCTGGTGGTACGTGGGGAGGCCTGCGTGA
- a CDS encoding ABC transporter ATP-binding protein, whose product MISLDLRSFAYDDDDGAVLADVSLTLGAGERTLVVGASGSGKSTLAGVVAGHFDAGRGHRFVGSLSVAGERLVFEGSGSDPRIDPAAWAAQVGYVGQRAHGQLSMVCETVAEEIAFGLANRGVPTERMRELVIGTAARVGLSELIERDPRRLSGGELQRVCIAAAVVGNPGLLVLDEPFKGLDAVGRGEIDVLLNELMREGTAILQFEPMLPCDLDSRSRVIVLADGTVVEGLRAEGGEDLRRYGVGLEGAAPDAEPRSGFTVTDEAPVIQLRDLTFGYGDDPVLSIADLVIGRGEAVAVLGPNGAGKSTLLQHFNGLLRPTAGAVHVEGRDIRGHSTGALAATVGFLFQDSDQQLFELTVLREASYGPRAAGYSTKEAARLALQALGEVGMSDLVDAHPYDLCFRDRRLLALASLMATGPRIWVLDEPTVGLDLRGRELLGRLIRRHAAGGGTLVMATHDETFAEAVCSRAIRLNAGARVG is encoded by the coding sequence GTGATCTCCCTTGATCTGCGTAGCTTCGCGTACGACGACGACGACGGCGCGGTGCTGGCTGATGTTTCTCTCACCCTTGGCGCGGGGGAGCGGACGCTGGTTGTCGGAGCCTCCGGTTCCGGGAAGAGCACTTTGGCGGGCGTGGTTGCGGGGCACTTTGACGCCGGTCGGGGACACCGGTTCGTCGGATCACTTTCGGTGGCCGGTGAGCGCCTGGTGTTCGAGGGTTCCGGGTCCGATCCGCGCATCGACCCTGCGGCGTGGGCTGCGCAGGTGGGGTATGTCGGGCAGCGTGCGCACGGGCAGTTGTCGATGGTCTGTGAGACCGTTGCGGAGGAGATCGCCTTTGGGCTGGCCAACCGCGGTGTCCCCACCGAGCGGATGCGTGAGCTGGTGATTGGCACTGCCGCCAGGGTGGGATTGAGCGAGCTGATCGAGAGGGATCCCCGGCGGTTGTCCGGCGGCGAGCTTCAGCGCGTGTGTATCGCGGCCGCCGTCGTCGGCAATCCCGGGCTGCTGGTGCTCGACGAGCCGTTCAAGGGGCTGGACGCCGTCGGTCGCGGGGAGATTGACGTGCTGCTGAACGAGTTGATGCGGGAAGGTACGGCCATCCTGCAGTTCGAGCCGATGCTGCCGTGCGATCTCGACTCCCGGAGCCGGGTGATTGTGCTGGCTGACGGGACTGTGGTTGAGGGTCTGCGCGCTGAGGGTGGCGAGGATCTGCGGCGGTACGGGGTGGGCCTTGAAGGTGCGGCTCCGGATGCTGAACCGAGAAGCGGGTTTACTGTGACGGACGAAGCGCCGGTCATCCAGCTCCGCGACCTGACGTTCGGCTACGGCGATGATCCGGTCCTGTCGATAGCGGACCTCGTCATCGGGCGCGGTGAAGCCGTCGCTGTGCTTGGCCCGAACGGCGCCGGGAAGTCGACGCTTCTTCAGCACTTCAACGGGCTGCTGCGGCCGACTGCCGGTGCGGTGCACGTGGAGGGGCGGGACATTCGCGGACACTCAACCGGGGCTCTGGCCGCAACTGTCGGCTTCCTCTTCCAAGACAGCGACCAGCAGCTTTTCGAGCTGACGGTGCTGCGGGAGGCCTCCTACGGGCCGCGGGCTGCAGGTTACTCAACGAAGGAAGCGGCGCGCCTTGCGCTGCAGGCGCTGGGCGAGGTCGGGATGTCGGACTTGGTGGACGCCCATCCATATGACCTGTGTTTTCGGGATCGGCGACTTCTGGCCTTGGCGTCGCTGATGGCAACTGGTCCGCGCATTTGGGTGCTCGATGAACCGACGGTTGGGTTGGACCTGCGCGGACGGGAGCTTCTGGGGAGGCTGATCCGGCGCCATGCGGCGGGCGGCGGGACTCTGGTCATGGCGACGCACGACGAGACTTTTGCAGAAGCGGTCTGTTCCCGTGCAATCAGGCTCAATGCTGGAGCTCGTGTTGGGTGA
- a CDS encoding DUF4193 domain-containing protein, with protein sequence MATDYDEVRSDVKESQDRSLEALQAANAPDARRVVTELDESDVLDEGHTPGGEIVSEELTVQVVPQGEDEFTCYSCFLVRHRSQKARESNGHAYCVECEG encoded by the coding sequence GACGAAGTCCGTTCAGACGTCAAGGAATCCCAGGATCGCTCCCTGGAGGCACTGCAAGCCGCAAACGCCCCGGATGCAAGGAGGGTCGTCACTGAGCTGGACGAATCCGATGTCCTTGATGAGGGGCATACGCCCGGAGGAGAAATAGTCTCCGAAGAGCTGACCGTCCAGGTGGTTCCCCAGGGCGAGGACGAGTTCACGTGCTATTCCTGTTTCCTGGTCCGGCATCGCTCTCAGAAAGCGCGGGAAAGCAACGGGCATGCCTACTGTGTCGAGTGCGAAGGCTAG